One genomic region from Epinephelus fuscoguttatus linkage group LG6, E.fuscoguttatus.final_Chr_v1 encodes:
- the LOC125890857 gene encoding rap guanine nucleotide exchange factor 1-like isoform X3 yields the protein MSSSRGDSKTASQFVSLTMRLKDKLHPQRVRRSERIKHTPSQRVKPPDLDLQHKDGGVLADQQRAVISSLQYFKALVDRLGVDRQEVDKLVQDQCVVGRLLGGASGGVLEAVQTLVQLEPHLHNSKTVSSCLTRLYSSLAELIRWADQVMLQGVASSNKESTASVTTMIRAVLDGVKELVRLAAERKDGSTPSSPFQSQPAVGQTGGSGVQQTSDRKSTCQSPGAPAEDKEEEGTVDAPPKPPMPFTELLPQVSPPQVSLNRVSLPQMSLDQVSPPQVSLNRASLPQVSPPQGLSPPALPPKKRQSSSGPAYCRVAVVAPMRREPEVDTQEDECLKRFSSSSAAEDTHCEDDPDYDFLHTDLSSSETLPPLLQPSSPPPALPEKTRAAGTNSQAQTSFGFDPAAHKESPAHCDDVIGPDESLSSPLSPSKTPPPLPEKKRHIHQYLQVCSSYSAQAAAMFYPRPLTLSERYNSRQREVETTYQLSHTHLDTQTLDSTPSPELLPAPVLPPKKRQQDSAGPYEEDQTRDSVQQETEHGRRSSKELEEQEEVLLIDQQKVLRRITLKTQEEDGPDVKAASPEILLVYATETDKSTEHVLYREAFLSTYRSFISPNNVISKLQYRYRHLCDRHEPAHLTAAKNTFHLLVRVVDELCAIELDSDLLLLLMELVFSLLIGGELGLARLLRSNILSKMEQKWQLIGSPQSLRPLAARGVAARPGTLLDFRSQDLAEQLTLLDSELFCKIGLPEVLLWSKEQNEEKSPNLTEFTQHFNNVSFWVRSVVILQDKPQDREKLLLKFLKIMKHLRKLNNFNSYLSILSALDSAPLRRLDWQRSTAEALEEFSSLIDSSSSFRAYRAALAEVEPPCIPYLGLILQDLTFVHLGNPEMLMTSEGSKVNFSKRWQQFNILDTLRSYQQVPYALQPNDDIISFFNDFNDHLAEEALWDLSLRIRPRNAPRANQR from the exons GACGGTGGCGTGTTGGCGGACCAGCAGCGGGCCGTCATCAGCTCTCTGCAGTACTTCAAGGCTCTGGTGGACAGACTGGGAgtggacagacaggaagtggacaaACTGGTCCAGGACCAGTGTGTGGTGGGCAGACTGCTGGGCGGAGCCTCTGGTGGCGTCCTGGAGGCAGTCCAGACTCTGGTCCAGCTGGAGCCACACCTGCACAACAG TAAGACTGTCTCTTCCTGTCTCACTCGTCTCTACTCGTCTCTGGCTGAGCTGATTCGCTGGGCTGATCAGGTGATGCTGCAGGGCGTCGCCAGCAGCAACAAAGAGTCCACAGCAAGCGTTACCACGATGATCAGGGCGGTGCTGGACGGGGTGAAG gaGCTGGTTCGATTGgctgcagagagaaaagacGGCTCCACCCCCTCATCTCCTTTCCAATCACAGCCTGCCGTGGGACAGACAGGCGGGTCAGGTGTCCAGCAGACATCAGACAGGAAGTCCACCTGCCAGAGTCCAGGAGCTCCTGCAGaggacaaagaggaggaggggactGTTGATGCTCCTCCCAAACCTCCAATGCCTTTCACAGAGCTCCTCCCCCAGGTGTCCCCTCCACAG GTGTCCCTAAACCGGGTGTCCCTcccccagatgtccctcgacCAGGTGTCCCCTCCACAGGTGTCCCTAAACCGGGCGTCCCTCCCCCAGGTGTCCCCTCCTCAGGGACTCAG TCCACCAGCCCTGCCACCCAAAAAACGTCAGTCGTCATCAGGCCCCGCCTACTGCAGGGTCGCCGTCGTAGCACCAATGAGACGAGAGCCTGAAGTGGACACACAG gagGATGAGTGTTTGAAGCGTTTCTCGTCTTCGTCGGCTGCTGAGGACACACACTGtg aggACGATCCGGACTACGACTTCCTCCACACTGACCTGTCCTCCTCTGagactcttcctcctcttcttcagccctcctcccccccccccgcccTGCCGGAGAAGACTCGTGCTGCAG GAACCAACTCTCAGGCCCAGACTTCATTTGGGTTCGATCCTGCTGCCCATAAAGAGAGCCCCGCCCACTGCGATGATGTCATTGGTCCTGACGAGTCACTGTCTTCCCCTTTGTCCCCCAGCAAGaccccacctcccctccctgaGAAGAAACGACACA TCCATCAGTACCTGCAGGTCTGTTCTTCCTACAGCGCTCAGGCAGCCGCCATGTTCTATCCACGACCTTTGACCCTCAGTGAGCGATACAACAGTAGGCAGCGAGAGGTGGAGACCACCTAccagctctcacacacacacctagacACACAGACGTTAGACTCCACCCCCTCACCTGAGCTGCTTCCTGCTCCAGTTCTACCACCGAAGAAGAGACAACAG GACTCAGCTGGACCGTATGAAGAGGACCAGACCAGAGACag TGTCCAGCAGGAGACAGAGCATGGCAGGAGGAGCAGTaaggagctggaggagcaggaggaggtgttACTGATCGACCAGCAGAAGGTCCTCCGCAGAATCACATTGAAAACTCAG GAGGAGGACGGGCCAGACGTGAAGGCAGCCTCTCCTGAGATCCTGTTGGTCTACGCCACAGAGACTGACAAGAGCACTG aGCACGTCCTGTACCGTGAAGCCTTCCTCTCCACCTACAGAAGTTTCATCAGCCCAAATAATGTCATCAGCAAACTACAGTATAG GTACAGACATCTGTGTGACAGACATGAGCCTGCACACCTGACCGCTGCCAAGAACACCTTTCACCTGCTGGTTCGAGTGGTCGACGAGCTGTG tgCGATCGAGCTGGACTCtgatttgctgctgctgttgatggAACTGGTGTTCAGCCTCCTGATTGGAGGAGAGCTGGGACTGGCCCGCCTGCTGCGCTCCAATATCCTGTCCAAGATGGAGCAGAAGTGGCAGCTGATTGGCTCACCTCAGTCACTCCGCCCCCTTGCAGCCAGGGGCGTGGCTGCCAG ACCAGGAACTCTTCTGGACTTCAGGAGTCAGGATTTAGCTGAACAGCTGACTCTGCTGGACTCTGAACTCTTCTGCAAGATCGGG CTTCCAGAGGTGTTGCTGTGGTCGAAGGAGCAGAATGAGGAGAAGAGTCCAAACCTGACAGAGTTCACCCAACACTTCAACAACGTCTCCTTCTG GGTTCGATCTGTCGTCATTCTTCAGGACAAACCtcaggacagagagaaactgtTGCTCAAGTTCCTGAAAATCATGAAG caTCTGCGGAAGCTGAACAACTTTAACTCGTACCTTTCCATCCTGTCAGCGCTGGACTCCGCCCCCCTGCGACGCCTGGACTGGCAGAGAAGCACAGCTGAG GCTCTGGAGGAGTTCAGCTCTTTGATTGACAGCTCATCATCTTTCAGAGCGTACAGAGCAGCTCTGGCTGAAGTGGAGCCTCCCTGTATACCCTACCT gGGTTTGATTCTTCAGGATTTGACCTTCGTCCACCTGGGGAATCCTGAAATGTTAATGACATCGGAGggttcaaaggtcaactttTCTAAACGTTGGCAGCAGTTCAACATCCTGGACACTCTGAGGAGCTACCAGCAAGT TCCGTACGCTCTGCAGCCAAATGATGACATCATATCTTTCTTCAATGATTTCAATGATCACCTGGCAGAGGAGGCATTGTGGGACCTCTCTCTCAGGATCCGCCCTCGAAATGCCCCACGAGCCAATCAGAGATGA
- the LOC125890857 gene encoding rap guanine nucleotide exchange factor 1-like isoform X1 gives MSSSRGDSKTASQFVSLTMRLKDKLHPQRVRRSERIKHTPSQRVKPPDLDLQHKDGGVLADQQRAVISSLQYFKALVDRLGVDRQEVDKLVQDQCVVGRLLGGASGGVLEAVQTLVQLEPHLHNSKTVSSCLTRLYSSLAELIRWADQVMLQGVASSNKESTASVTTMIRAVLDGVKELVRLAAERKDGSTPSSPFQSQPAVGQTGGSGVQQTSDRKSTCQSPGAPAEDKEEEGTVDAPPKPPMPFTELLPQVSPPQVSLNRVSLPQMSLDQVYPPQVSLNRVSLPQMSFDQVSPPQVSLNRVSLPQMSLDQVSPPQVSLNRASLPQVSPPQGLSPPALPPKKRQSSSGPAYCRVAVVAPMRREPEVDTQEDECLKRFSSSSAAEDTHCEDDPDYDFLHTDLSSSETLPPLLQPSSPPPALPEKTRAAGTNSQAQTSFGFDPAAHKESPAHCDDVIGPDESLSSPLSPSKTPPPLPEKKRHIHQYLQVCSSYSAQAAAMFYPRPLTLSERYNSRQREVETTYQLSHTHLDTQTLDSTPSPELLPAPVLPPKKRQQDSAGPYEEDQTRDSVQQETEHGRRSSKELEEQEEVLLIDQQKVLRRITLKTQEEDGPDVKAASPEILLVYATETDKSTEHVLYREAFLSTYRSFISPNNVISKLQYRYRHLCDRHEPAHLTAAKNTFHLLVRVVDELCAIELDSDLLLLLMELVFSLLIGGELGLARLLRSNILSKMEQKWQLIGSPQSLRPLAARGVAARPGTLLDFRSQDLAEQLTLLDSELFCKIGLPEVLLWSKEQNEEKSPNLTEFTQHFNNVSFWVRSVVILQDKPQDREKLLLKFLKIMKHLRKLNNFNSYLSILSALDSAPLRRLDWQRSTAEALEEFSSLIDSSSSFRAYRAALAEVEPPCIPYLGLILQDLTFVHLGNPEMLMTSEGSKVNFSKRWQQFNILDTLRSYQQVPYALQPNDDIISFFNDFNDHLAEEALWDLSLRIRPRNAPRANQR, from the exons GACGGTGGCGTGTTGGCGGACCAGCAGCGGGCCGTCATCAGCTCTCTGCAGTACTTCAAGGCTCTGGTGGACAGACTGGGAgtggacagacaggaagtggacaaACTGGTCCAGGACCAGTGTGTGGTGGGCAGACTGCTGGGCGGAGCCTCTGGTGGCGTCCTGGAGGCAGTCCAGACTCTGGTCCAGCTGGAGCCACACCTGCACAACAG TAAGACTGTCTCTTCCTGTCTCACTCGTCTCTACTCGTCTCTGGCTGAGCTGATTCGCTGGGCTGATCAGGTGATGCTGCAGGGCGTCGCCAGCAGCAACAAAGAGTCCACAGCAAGCGTTACCACGATGATCAGGGCGGTGCTGGACGGGGTGAAG gaGCTGGTTCGATTGgctgcagagagaaaagacGGCTCCACCCCCTCATCTCCTTTCCAATCACAGCCTGCCGTGGGACAGACAGGCGGGTCAGGTGTCCAGCAGACATCAGACAGGAAGTCCACCTGCCAGAGTCCAGGAGCTCCTGCAGaggacaaagaggaggaggggactGTTGATGCTCCTCCCAAACCTCCAATGCCTTTCACAGAGCTCCTCCCCCAGGTGTCCCCTCCACAGGTGTCCCTCAACCGGGTGTCCCTcccccagatgtccctcgacCAGGTGTACCCTCCACAGGTGTCCCTCAACCGGGTGTCCCTCCCCCAGATGTCCTTCGACCAGGTGTCCCCTCCACAGGTGTCCCTAAACCGGGTGTCCCTcccccagatgtccctcgacCAGGTGTCCCCTCCACAGGTGTCCCTAAACCGGGCGTCCCTCCCCCAGGTGTCCCCTCCTCAGGGACTCAG TCCACCAGCCCTGCCACCCAAAAAACGTCAGTCGTCATCAGGCCCCGCCTACTGCAGGGTCGCCGTCGTAGCACCAATGAGACGAGAGCCTGAAGTGGACACACAG gagGATGAGTGTTTGAAGCGTTTCTCGTCTTCGTCGGCTGCTGAGGACACACACTGtg aggACGATCCGGACTACGACTTCCTCCACACTGACCTGTCCTCCTCTGagactcttcctcctcttcttcagccctcctcccccccccccgcccTGCCGGAGAAGACTCGTGCTGCAG GAACCAACTCTCAGGCCCAGACTTCATTTGGGTTCGATCCTGCTGCCCATAAAGAGAGCCCCGCCCACTGCGATGATGTCATTGGTCCTGACGAGTCACTGTCTTCCCCTTTGTCCCCCAGCAAGaccccacctcccctccctgaGAAGAAACGACACA TCCATCAGTACCTGCAGGTCTGTTCTTCCTACAGCGCTCAGGCAGCCGCCATGTTCTATCCACGACCTTTGACCCTCAGTGAGCGATACAACAGTAGGCAGCGAGAGGTGGAGACCACCTAccagctctcacacacacacctagacACACAGACGTTAGACTCCACCCCCTCACCTGAGCTGCTTCCTGCTCCAGTTCTACCACCGAAGAAGAGACAACAG GACTCAGCTGGACCGTATGAAGAGGACCAGACCAGAGACag TGTCCAGCAGGAGACAGAGCATGGCAGGAGGAGCAGTaaggagctggaggagcaggaggaggtgttACTGATCGACCAGCAGAAGGTCCTCCGCAGAATCACATTGAAAACTCAG GAGGAGGACGGGCCAGACGTGAAGGCAGCCTCTCCTGAGATCCTGTTGGTCTACGCCACAGAGACTGACAAGAGCACTG aGCACGTCCTGTACCGTGAAGCCTTCCTCTCCACCTACAGAAGTTTCATCAGCCCAAATAATGTCATCAGCAAACTACAGTATAG GTACAGACATCTGTGTGACAGACATGAGCCTGCACACCTGACCGCTGCCAAGAACACCTTTCACCTGCTGGTTCGAGTGGTCGACGAGCTGTG tgCGATCGAGCTGGACTCtgatttgctgctgctgttgatggAACTGGTGTTCAGCCTCCTGATTGGAGGAGAGCTGGGACTGGCCCGCCTGCTGCGCTCCAATATCCTGTCCAAGATGGAGCAGAAGTGGCAGCTGATTGGCTCACCTCAGTCACTCCGCCCCCTTGCAGCCAGGGGCGTGGCTGCCAG ACCAGGAACTCTTCTGGACTTCAGGAGTCAGGATTTAGCTGAACAGCTGACTCTGCTGGACTCTGAACTCTTCTGCAAGATCGGG CTTCCAGAGGTGTTGCTGTGGTCGAAGGAGCAGAATGAGGAGAAGAGTCCAAACCTGACAGAGTTCACCCAACACTTCAACAACGTCTCCTTCTG GGTTCGATCTGTCGTCATTCTTCAGGACAAACCtcaggacagagagaaactgtTGCTCAAGTTCCTGAAAATCATGAAG caTCTGCGGAAGCTGAACAACTTTAACTCGTACCTTTCCATCCTGTCAGCGCTGGACTCCGCCCCCCTGCGACGCCTGGACTGGCAGAGAAGCACAGCTGAG GCTCTGGAGGAGTTCAGCTCTTTGATTGACAGCTCATCATCTTTCAGAGCGTACAGAGCAGCTCTGGCTGAAGTGGAGCCTCCCTGTATACCCTACCT gGGTTTGATTCTTCAGGATTTGACCTTCGTCCACCTGGGGAATCCTGAAATGTTAATGACATCGGAGggttcaaaggtcaactttTCTAAACGTTGGCAGCAGTTCAACATCCTGGACACTCTGAGGAGCTACCAGCAAGT TCCGTACGCTCTGCAGCCAAATGATGACATCATATCTTTCTTCAATGATTTCAATGATCACCTGGCAGAGGAGGCATTGTGGGACCTCTCTCTCAGGATCCGCCCTCGAAATGCCCCACGAGCCAATCAGAGATGA
- the LOC125890857 gene encoding rap guanine nucleotide exchange factor 1-like isoform X2: MSSSRGDSKTASQFVSLTMRLKDKLHPQRVRRSERIKHTPSQRVKPPDLDLQHKDGGVLADQQRAVISSLQYFKALVDRLGVDRQEVDKLVQDQCVVGRLLGGASGGVLEAVQTLVQLEPHLHNSKTVSSCLTRLYSSLAELIRWADQVMLQGVASSNKESTASVTTMIRAVLDGVKELVRLAAERKDGSTPSSPFQSQPAVGQTGGSGVQQTSDRKSTCQSPGAPAEDKEEEGTVDAPPKPPMPFTELLPQVSPPQVSLNRVSLPQMSLDQVYPPQVSLNRVSLPQMSFDQVSPPQVSLNRASLPQVSPPQGLSPPALPPKKRQSSSGPAYCRVAVVAPMRREPEVDTQEDECLKRFSSSSAAEDTHCEDDPDYDFLHTDLSSSETLPPLLQPSSPPPALPEKTRAAGTNSQAQTSFGFDPAAHKESPAHCDDVIGPDESLSSPLSPSKTPPPLPEKKRHIHQYLQVCSSYSAQAAAMFYPRPLTLSERYNSRQREVETTYQLSHTHLDTQTLDSTPSPELLPAPVLPPKKRQQDSAGPYEEDQTRDSVQQETEHGRRSSKELEEQEEVLLIDQQKVLRRITLKTQEEDGPDVKAASPEILLVYATETDKSTEHVLYREAFLSTYRSFISPNNVISKLQYRYRHLCDRHEPAHLTAAKNTFHLLVRVVDELCAIELDSDLLLLLMELVFSLLIGGELGLARLLRSNILSKMEQKWQLIGSPQSLRPLAARGVAARPGTLLDFRSQDLAEQLTLLDSELFCKIGLPEVLLWSKEQNEEKSPNLTEFTQHFNNVSFWVRSVVILQDKPQDREKLLLKFLKIMKHLRKLNNFNSYLSILSALDSAPLRRLDWQRSTAEALEEFSSLIDSSSSFRAYRAALAEVEPPCIPYLGLILQDLTFVHLGNPEMLMTSEGSKVNFSKRWQQFNILDTLRSYQQVPYALQPNDDIISFFNDFNDHLAEEALWDLSLRIRPRNAPRANQR, from the exons GACGGTGGCGTGTTGGCGGACCAGCAGCGGGCCGTCATCAGCTCTCTGCAGTACTTCAAGGCTCTGGTGGACAGACTGGGAgtggacagacaggaagtggacaaACTGGTCCAGGACCAGTGTGTGGTGGGCAGACTGCTGGGCGGAGCCTCTGGTGGCGTCCTGGAGGCAGTCCAGACTCTGGTCCAGCTGGAGCCACACCTGCACAACAG TAAGACTGTCTCTTCCTGTCTCACTCGTCTCTACTCGTCTCTGGCTGAGCTGATTCGCTGGGCTGATCAGGTGATGCTGCAGGGCGTCGCCAGCAGCAACAAAGAGTCCACAGCAAGCGTTACCACGATGATCAGGGCGGTGCTGGACGGGGTGAAG gaGCTGGTTCGATTGgctgcagagagaaaagacGGCTCCACCCCCTCATCTCCTTTCCAATCACAGCCTGCCGTGGGACAGACAGGCGGGTCAGGTGTCCAGCAGACATCAGACAGGAAGTCCACCTGCCAGAGTCCAGGAGCTCCTGCAGaggacaaagaggaggaggggactGTTGATGCTCCTCCCAAACCTCCAATGCCTTTCACAGAGCTCCTCCCCCAGGTGTCCCCTCCACAGGTGTCCCTCAACCGGGTGTCCCTcccccagatgtccctcgacCAGGTGTACCCTCCACAGGTGTCCCTCAACCGGGTGTCCCTCCCCCAGATGTCCTTCGACCAGGTGTCCCCTCCACAG GTGTCCCTAAACCGGGCGTCCCTCCCCCAGGTGTCCCCTCCTCAGGGACTCAG TCCACCAGCCCTGCCACCCAAAAAACGTCAGTCGTCATCAGGCCCCGCCTACTGCAGGGTCGCCGTCGTAGCACCAATGAGACGAGAGCCTGAAGTGGACACACAG gagGATGAGTGTTTGAAGCGTTTCTCGTCTTCGTCGGCTGCTGAGGACACACACTGtg aggACGATCCGGACTACGACTTCCTCCACACTGACCTGTCCTCCTCTGagactcttcctcctcttcttcagccctcctcccccccccccgcccTGCCGGAGAAGACTCGTGCTGCAG GAACCAACTCTCAGGCCCAGACTTCATTTGGGTTCGATCCTGCTGCCCATAAAGAGAGCCCCGCCCACTGCGATGATGTCATTGGTCCTGACGAGTCACTGTCTTCCCCTTTGTCCCCCAGCAAGaccccacctcccctccctgaGAAGAAACGACACA TCCATCAGTACCTGCAGGTCTGTTCTTCCTACAGCGCTCAGGCAGCCGCCATGTTCTATCCACGACCTTTGACCCTCAGTGAGCGATACAACAGTAGGCAGCGAGAGGTGGAGACCACCTAccagctctcacacacacacctagacACACAGACGTTAGACTCCACCCCCTCACCTGAGCTGCTTCCTGCTCCAGTTCTACCACCGAAGAAGAGACAACAG GACTCAGCTGGACCGTATGAAGAGGACCAGACCAGAGACag TGTCCAGCAGGAGACAGAGCATGGCAGGAGGAGCAGTaaggagctggaggagcaggaggaggtgttACTGATCGACCAGCAGAAGGTCCTCCGCAGAATCACATTGAAAACTCAG GAGGAGGACGGGCCAGACGTGAAGGCAGCCTCTCCTGAGATCCTGTTGGTCTACGCCACAGAGACTGACAAGAGCACTG aGCACGTCCTGTACCGTGAAGCCTTCCTCTCCACCTACAGAAGTTTCATCAGCCCAAATAATGTCATCAGCAAACTACAGTATAG GTACAGACATCTGTGTGACAGACATGAGCCTGCACACCTGACCGCTGCCAAGAACACCTTTCACCTGCTGGTTCGAGTGGTCGACGAGCTGTG tgCGATCGAGCTGGACTCtgatttgctgctgctgttgatggAACTGGTGTTCAGCCTCCTGATTGGAGGAGAGCTGGGACTGGCCCGCCTGCTGCGCTCCAATATCCTGTCCAAGATGGAGCAGAAGTGGCAGCTGATTGGCTCACCTCAGTCACTCCGCCCCCTTGCAGCCAGGGGCGTGGCTGCCAG ACCAGGAACTCTTCTGGACTTCAGGAGTCAGGATTTAGCTGAACAGCTGACTCTGCTGGACTCTGAACTCTTCTGCAAGATCGGG CTTCCAGAGGTGTTGCTGTGGTCGAAGGAGCAGAATGAGGAGAAGAGTCCAAACCTGACAGAGTTCACCCAACACTTCAACAACGTCTCCTTCTG GGTTCGATCTGTCGTCATTCTTCAGGACAAACCtcaggacagagagaaactgtTGCTCAAGTTCCTGAAAATCATGAAG caTCTGCGGAAGCTGAACAACTTTAACTCGTACCTTTCCATCCTGTCAGCGCTGGACTCCGCCCCCCTGCGACGCCTGGACTGGCAGAGAAGCACAGCTGAG GCTCTGGAGGAGTTCAGCTCTTTGATTGACAGCTCATCATCTTTCAGAGCGTACAGAGCAGCTCTGGCTGAAGTGGAGCCTCCCTGTATACCCTACCT gGGTTTGATTCTTCAGGATTTGACCTTCGTCCACCTGGGGAATCCTGAAATGTTAATGACATCGGAGggttcaaaggtcaactttTCTAAACGTTGGCAGCAGTTCAACATCCTGGACACTCTGAGGAGCTACCAGCAAGT TCCGTACGCTCTGCAGCCAAATGATGACATCATATCTTTCTTCAATGATTTCAATGATCACCTGGCAGAGGAGGCATTGTGGGACCTCTCTCTCAGGATCCGCCCTCGAAATGCCCCACGAGCCAATCAGAGATGA